ACTGTCCTGGGCACTTCACAGCTCTGCACCTAATTTGGTAGAAAACTAACAGTGGTACTATCCTACCGTGAACCATGGTGGTGGAAGCATTATGCTGTAAGGATGCTTCTCTACTTCAAGGACTGGAGAACTTATCAAAATAGAGGATAAAATGTATGGAGCAATTCATAGACAAATCTTAGAGGAAAACTACTACAATCTGCAAGAGACCTTGACCTGGCACAATTGATATTCCAGCAGGAAAATGACAGACAAGTGTATACATATTAGGAACTCCAAACTCAAACTTGCCAATAATGTCTAATAGATATCTCCACTCTATACAGTTGATACACCATATGAAAGAACGGCATGTCCATTACCCTGAAGGTAATTTTCGCATTAATCACTTTCAGTTGCAGTCTTCATCGTTTTTTTGCTGCAATCCTGACAGGCATAAAGCCCATCTGATCTTAATGGGAGGTTAATTTGTTTAGCACTATAAGTGCATTGCTGAAAGAGGAGAGAAGAGCACCAGACTCAAATACTAAGTTCAGGGTCTGGAACAGAATTGGGTCAATaaatttattatactttataccACTtggtgttatgagccgcggcgatCCGCAGCTCGCCTCCTCCATCGGTGTCtcggctgtcatggcaacagctggTACGTCACTTCTGGTTCCCGTCATCCCAACCATCTCcatggcaatggtcgggacgctttCTAAAGCAGCGCCACATCCCGGCAACGCTTGGCaaccgggcgcgtgcgcatattAGTAAACAGCCTGCGAGCCAATTAATctagtaatttatttattaggcaGTCTCTGGAGATACTTGAAGGACAGAGTCCTAATTGGCtgctttctgtatttaaggcagggagggcttagcctccctgccggttatagtgtttacagtcctgtgctgttgctgacctgctgttggattcctgtttgcctgattttctgttgtgacccttgcctgtaccttggaccttgtaCCCTGtcaccctgaccttttggcttggaTTCTGGACTCTGctgtttcgcttgtgaccctgacctctgcatgGATATCAATTTGCCGGTCTGGtacggacctctgacctcggcctgccactgaccacccgctccagttTGGGCTAGCGCCCCTGGTTCCTGCGCTACGGCCATattggatgagcttttactacactgagcttaagacatgggggcatctgagtacctgtgagcacataaagctctacgggaaaggcggctgctaaagttgAAGACCTCAACTCTATCCATTCTAAAAactcatcttggtggtcgtgagCCTTAACACTTGGGAGGGTGGCCATCGGGGTGGGTGTCTTCCTAGGGGGGAATCTACAACGTCATTTACAGTGATAGAACTATTTATCATATCTACATGGAACTGGTGAAAAATATGAAGATAGATTACATCTAGATAAGTAATGAGTTCAGAGTCTGGAAAGGAGCCATACAGTAaagcaaggtaaaaaaaataccCTTTGCCTGCAAGAAGACATGGAATGCCAAAGTGAGGTGACTAATTATGGGTCAGAATGGCTGACAACTTTCCATTCCTGTCACAAAACTGAAAGACCTGCCCAGCATGATGTTGGAGAGACTTTTTGATTATATTGATGGTGTAAGCTTTCCCAATCCATATACTTAATCTTTGTAGGTTTCAGCATGTAGTGCTGCTTTGCAGCTAAAACCGATTTCCCCAAATTACCTTGATATCTTCTAATAGAGGCTGTAAAACAGCATATTATGTGAGACTCTGATGCTTCCAAGACCACATTTGGGAAATTAGAGCCCCGTGACTCCAAAAGTCTGAAAGGTCTGTGGCTTGGGGTCTTGGCAAATCTCAGTCATTGTCAGCCACTGAGGGCTCAGTCTCCAAAGGGAATACTGACCTCTTACACACAAAGAGAGTACAGTGGAGAGTGATCTTAAATgccaataaaaaaattataagatGTTCCTGACCACAGAGAGGAAATCATCATACTTAAATAGCTTCAGCACAAGAATGTGAGAACTGACTTTACACTGTAGCATAGAAACACTAATTGTAGATATGCAAACATGCAAACATGCCTAGCATCTAGGGCGTCATAAAGGCAGCTGAAGACAGATTCAGTTCACTGTTTAGACTTTCTACTTTAAACAACTTCCTGTTCTCCTCATAAAGCAGACAGCTAATGCTTTTTAGTCATTACGATGTTAGCACATAGAGATAAGAAAATTTATACAATGCTATCCAATGGACCTCATTCGTTCTGGAACCAAAGCAATAGCACCTGCTGTTTTTTTGAGGATCCTCTTCTGCACAACTTGTTGCCTACTGTTCTGAGTGTAATCATTGCGTTTGGATCATTATTTAATGGAACTGCATTGTGGGCATTTATGTTTCACATCAAGTCATGGAACTCCAGTACAGTTTATCTTTTCAACCTATCTGTGGCTGATTTTCTGCTCATCATCTGCCTGCCTTTCAGAACAGACTATTACCTGAAACAAAAATCTTGGGTCTATGGAGATATCTCATGTAGAGTGGTACTTTTTATGTTGTCAATGAGCCGGGCAGGTAGCATCTTCTTCCTCACCCTGGTTGCATTGGATCGGTATTTCAAAGTTGTCCACCCACTCCATAAAATCAACTCCATCTCCATCAgagctgctgttgttgctgcctGTGCTGTTTGGCTTACTGCAATATCAGTGTCTGTCTTCATTCTCACTAAAGACCATACTGGAGAGAAGAACAGGTCAAGGAAAAGATACTGTGAAAGCTTCATGGTGTGTCCTACAGAACTATATTGGCATGACCTCCTCTTCATCATTGAGTTTGTCCTATCTCTATCCATTGTCCTATTCTGCTCTTGCAGCATCATCTGGAGGCTTAGACAGAGGAAACTGGACAGAAACTTAAAGATTAAGAAAGCGGTCACCTGTATCATACTGGTTGGAGTAGTGTTCTTTATATGCTTCTTGCCAAGTGTGTCCACCAGGATTGAAGTCTTACGGCTCCAGGTTTTCTCGCAACATAAAAACTGCAGTGCTTACAAATCTGTGGAAACAGCTTTCTTTATCACAATGTGCTTCACATATATGAACAGTATGTGCAACCCTTTGTTTTATTACATCGCCAGTCCTTCATTAAGAACCTTTTATTTACAAATTATAACCAAACTCAGAATAAGGCTGATTATTTGTAAAAAGCCTTTATGTTCAAAACCACAttagtgttttaaacacaaacaCCATCCATATGGACTGAAGACTAATCTCTGCTGCATCCATCTGACTGGAATGGAagatggactttattattgtgcttTGTCAGTAACATACTCAGAATACTTCTTTCCAAAAAACAATATAGGTCTAAACTATCATGTTAGGAAAATAATAAGCAAATGTATTAGAACCTTGCAGACATACATAATGAGTTTTAAAGtgtttatattatatagctgAATCTATATAGTTGACATACTACAACACATTTTGGTAtttgtttgtattgtattttttctaTGCATATAGCCTGTACAATTAGTGTAGCTTTTTGAGAAAAATGtagatgaaattaaaataatgtgCCTATCCCTGTTTCAGTTCAAATGGGTCCGAACAAATGTTCATTTATTGTGTCTGCtatcattttattattagtatacaattttaaccaaaaaaataaacaaatttacacATGCTATGCTGCCCTGTTGttgctttaaaaaatattgtttagtttaaaattttttaatttgGTTTAGTTACTTGCGCTAATTATACTGAAAAATGGAATTGAGTTACTGACATCATGCAATTGTGCGgatgtgcagtaacccataggaTACAATCGACACTACCTTTTAAATTTTTGCAAACACCCCCTAATTTGTCTGTCAAATGCATTTCAAAATACATGTCCACCACCTTATCTTTGGAACTGGGAAAGTGAGATGCACCTACTTTTGTTGAATTGCGGCTCTAACTTAAAATGCATATGTTAGAAACAACAAAACTTGACTTCAGTCGAAAATTTGACCTATTATTACCCCCtacattcatttcaacttttgcATGTTTCTTAGATTCATTTATATGTTAAATGAATCACGGGTGTGAAGAAAaatcagtgggtaaatgtatcaagctgagagttttccggcgcgtttgaagaaccaatcagattctagctatcatttatttagtacattctacaaaatgaaagctagaatctgattagttgctataggcaacatctccacttttcaaacccaccggaaaactcttagcttgatacccCCAGCACTCTCTTTATTGTATGTGTCAATTTTATGTGTTTGCATATTTTCATTACATTGATTGAAATCACTTTCCTATAAAAGTGCAAATGAAAAAATGCCtctcattgaaagtatagggctCAAAGAACTTTGAATAATCCTTTTACAGAGAGAAAACCACTGTGCACCCTCATGGAAAATAGAGAACTTTCTCCTAAA
The Mixophyes fleayi isolate aMixFle1 chromosome 1, aMixFle1.hap1, whole genome shotgun sequence DNA segment above includes these coding regions:
- the LOC142110447 gene encoding hydroxycarboxylic acid receptor 2-like, with protein sequence MLAHRDKKIYTMLSNGPHSFWNQSNSTCCFFEDPLLHNLLPTVLSVIIAFGSLFNGTALWAFMFHIKSWNSSTVYLFNLSVADFLLIICLPFRTDYYLKQKSWVYGDISCRVVLFMLSMSRAGSIFFLTLVALDRYFKVVHPLHKINSISIRAAVVAACAVWLTAISVSVFILTKDHTGEKNRSRKRYCESFMVCPTELYWHDLLFIIEFVLSLSIVLFCSCSIIWRLRQRKLDRNLKIKKAVTCIILVGVVFFICFLPSVSTRIEVLRLQVFSQHKNCSAYKSVETAFFITMCFTYMNSMCNPLFYYIASPSLRTFYLQIITKLRIRLIICKKPLCSKPH